In the genome of Theropithecus gelada isolate Dixy chromosome 19, Tgel_1.0, whole genome shotgun sequence, the window ggagtgctgtggtgccatcttggctcactggaaccttcacctcccgggttcaagcaaatcatctgcctcagcctcccgagtagctgggattacaggtgcccaccatcacacctggctaatttttgtatttttagtagagacggggtttcaccgtgttggccaggctggtctcgaactcctgacttcaggcgatccacttgtcttggcttcccaaagtgctgggattataggcgtgagccaccatgcccggccaagagtttgaaattgttttagctgggtgtggcggtgtgcacctgaGGGCCcacctcctcaggaggctgaggtgggaggaggatcgcttgaacccaggagtctgaggctacagtgagatgagatcacgccactgcactccggcctgggccacagggtgagaccctgaaaaaaagtctcaaaacttCAGGAATTTCCCCTGGGGATTCTATACCCTGAGATAGAGGCCCCTGCAGATCCTAGGGCAGGGGTGCCTGAGATGCTCGTACTTGCCTCAACCCTCACCCCAGATCTGCTCCCACAGGCTCCACGGCTCTTACGAGGTGATGCGGGGCGGCCACATGAATGAGGCTTTTGTGGACTTCACAGGCGGCGTGGGTGAGGTGCTCTATCTGAGACAAAACAGCATGGGGCTCTTCTCTGCCCTGCGCCATGCCCTGGCCAAGGAGTCCCTCGTGGGCGCCACTGCCCTGGTAAGAGACCTGGACTCCCATGCGGAAGCCCCACCAGGACCAGAGCACAGTCaggggtgtggtggggtgggcGGAGTGCTTCCTCGgttcttctcttctctgcttctgtTACTGGCTTAGGCTCGCTCATAAATCTAACTagtcaaaaataaattcatttgctCTCATGAATCAGGGgcttcaggcacagctggatccAGATGCTGAGGGTGTTGCAACtatgtttgtttatttcctgTTCTGCGTTAGTGTCACTCTCAGCCAGGCTCTCCCCTCATGGGCACAAAAGGGTCCCCCATAGCTGCAGGTATCTCCTACCACCCCAggggttatttaaaaaaaaaaaaaaaaaaaaagagtgcctcTTTCTGAGAATTTCAGTAAAAGTCCCAGGATTGATTCTCGTGGGCTTAGCTTGGATCATGTGTTCATCTGTGACCTCATgacacactcattcattcattgagttAGTCTAACTCCTTCACTCATTAATTTACTTAAATCCTCTACTGAGTTactgcttctctttttcttttgtgtctgtctctctcttctgtatctttctttatctctatgtctctgtctgtctcctctttccatctatttttttttgttttgagatggaatttttctgtgtcacccaggctggagtgcagtggcacaatcttggctcactgcaacctccgcctcctgagttcagcaattttcctgcttcagcctcccaagtagctgggactacaggcacgtgccaccatgcccagctaattttttgtagttttagtagagatggggtttcatcgtgttagccggaatggtctcaatctcctgacctcgtgatccacccgcctcggcctcccaaagtgctgggattacaggtgtgagccaccactccaggcccTCTTTccatctgttttgtttgtttttgtttttggagacagggtctcatctcactctgtcacccacgttggagtgcagtagtgtcatcatagctcactatagccttgacctgtgggctcaagggatcctcctgcctcagcttctggaatagctgggaccattggtgagcaccaccatgcctatcgaatttttaaactttttgtagacttggggtcttgctatgttgtccaggttggtcttggactcctggcctcaagcattccttccacctcaacctctctaagtgctgggattacaggcatgagcctgtacCTCTCCTTTTGTCTCATTTccatctcccttcctctccttttctctgttgCCTTCAGTCACTAACCCTGACATGGTCTCTGAGCTGTGTGCCATTCAGTTCAGTGCTCTGGTTGGCTCCTGCCTTGGTGGCAGGaggttgggggcagggaggagcagCTGCCCTCCtgtcccccacctcagcctcaccatCCCATCCCCTGCCCAGAGTGATCGGGGCGAGTACCGCACAGAAGAAGGCCTGGTGAAGGGACACGCGTATTCCGTCACGGGCACACACAAGGTGAGTGTCCCCCATGGGTGGGGTGGCAGGCCATGTCCAGGCATCATCCCCACTGACGATGCTGCCCCAGGTGTTCCTGGGCTTCACCAAGGTGCGGCTGCTGCGGCTGCGGAACCCATGGGGCCGCGTGGAGTGGACCGGGGCCTGGAGCGACAGGTGGGATGGGtctggggtgggtgtggggctGGACCCCACCTGCCCGCCCCTCACACTGCAGTCTCTCCAGCTGCCCACGCTGGGACGCACTCCCCACCGAGTGCCGCGATGCCCTGCTGGTGAAAAAGGAGGATGGCGAGTTCTGGTCAGTTCATCAGGGTCCCAGCTGTGCCTCTGGGAGGGTCTCCGTGCCAGGGGGCTCAGGGAGGGGCGAGCCCCGATGGAAGGATGGGTCCTGATAAGGAGAAACTGTGTACATCGGTGGTAATTTTGGGGCCAGGTTCCATTTTGGGAAGTCAAGGAAGAATTGGTAGTAATATTAGAGTGCCACTGATTGGAGTGGGCTAAAAAAAGTAGTAATGTTAGGGGAATTTGAAGGCATAGTTATCTGTGGAGGGTATAGTACTTAGGGCAATGGAAGAAGGCTTAGTGATATTTGGGGCATTTCTTGAGATTTGGCAATGCTGAGGGGCTGAAGGATACTTGTTGGTAATTCAGAGTCTAAGGGTCTTGCTCTTTGGGGCTTGGTGGCAATTTAACATATTTGGGGGCAGCTTGTGAATCATGGCGATTTGTGGGGTGTCTGAGGACTTGGAGGAATTTGGGGGAGCTAGAGGCCCAGCTATTTGGGGGTCATTTCTGGAACCTGAAGGGTATTTGGCAATATTTAAGAAATGTGGGAGGCTTTGGGATCTGGGAGTCATTTCCGGGATCTTGGGACCCCCTCGAGGTGGGGCCGGGCAAGGTCTGACTGGGCCACCGTGCAGGATGGAGCTGCGGGACTTCCTCCTTCACTTCGACACGGTGCAGATCTGCTCGCTGAGCCCGGAGGTGCTGGGCCCCAGCCCGGAGTGGGGCGGCTGGCACGTCCACACCTTCCAAGGCCGCTGGGTGCGCGGCTTCAACTCCGGCGGGAGCCAGCCGAGTGCTGGTGAGGCCTGAGGGGCCCTGAGAGGCTTGCCGGGGTGGGGGGCGCTGTGGCCGGCTGGGAAaccccctttcttcctcctcccctagAAACCTTCTGGACCAATCCTCAGTTCCGTTTAACGCTGCTGGAACCCGacgaggaggaggacgaggatgAGGAAGGGCCCTGGGGGGGTTGGGGGGCTTCAGGGGCGTGGGGCCCAGCGCGGGGGGGCCGCACGCCCAAGTGCACGGTCCTTCTGTCCCTCACCCAGCGCAACCGACGGCGCCTGAGAGCCAAGGGCCTCACTTACCTCACCGTGGGCTTCCACGTGTTCCAGGTGAGGTCCTCGGTAGAGCTGAGGTTCGAGGGAACCCGGAGGATAGAGGGGCGGGGCCAAGGAGCAGGGGAGGCATGGAGGGGCGGGGCCAAGAAGAAGAGGGGAGGTGTGGAGGGCGGGGCcaagggggaggaggggagtggTAGAGGGGTGGGGCTGAGGGGGATCGGGGAGGAGTGGAGGAGCGGGGCCGAGAAGGGACGGCGCGGGAGGGGAGTAGGGGGCGAGTAGGGCTGGGGGCCAGGTCTCAGAGGGGGAGAGGGAGCTAAGGGAATGAGAGAGAGGGGCTCAGGGACAGACTGAGGGGCGAGGttagggacagagagagactggagGTTAGAAGGGCCAGAGGGGACAAAGGAGACAGAGAGGCGCTGAGAGCGCAGATGGGGAAGGAAGGGTTGAGGAGGGGTCGGCGAGGGCCTGGGTCGGGGACTGCGGGGCAAAGGTTCAATAAGGGTCTAATAGGAcgaagaaggagggagagggcagagaggtgaggaagggcagggaggggaccCTGAGCGGCGGCCATCCCTCCCCTGCCCCGACGCCCCTTGCCCTTGCTTCTTTCAGATTCCAGAGGAGGTGAGTCTGGGATGGGGTCAACCGGCCCTGGGGCTTGGTCAACCTgcgctgggggtggggggcagagcCGGGGTCCGGGGGCAGGGAAGGCGTGGACGGGGGTTGGGCAGGGTGGACGGGGCGGGCTGGAGGGTGCGGGGCTGAAGGGCCGGGGGTGAGCCTCGTCCATGGTCACGCCGCCCCGTTCCCAGCTGCTGGGCCTCTGGGACTCCCCGCGCAGCCGCGCGCTCCTGCCCCGGCTGCTGCGCGCCGACCGCTCGCCCCTCAGCGCCCGCCGCGACGTGAGCCGCCGCTGCCGCCTGCGCCCGGGCCACTACCTGGTGGTGCCGAGCACCGCCCACGCCGGCGACGAGGCCGACTTCACTCTGCGTGTCTTCTCCGAGCGCCGCCACACGGCCGTGTGAGTCCCGGGCACCCAAATCCGACCCCATCCCTGCCTAGACAGGCCCCGAGACCCCCGAGACCTGACCCGCCCCCAGGACCCCCCGCCCCGCGAGGATGATCCCAGGGCCCCACGGCACGGTCCCCACCTAGATAGACCCCACGTGATTCCTCAGCTGAGACACAGCCCCAGCTGGGGCAAacagcccctccccacctcccatctGTAATTTGCAGGGAGATCGACGACGTGATCAGCGCAGACCTGCAGGCTCTCCAGGTGGGGGCTGTTCCGGGAGGGGCACGATGGGGCGGGGATCTTGGCCTGAACTAAACTTCCCCGTGCCGCAGGGCCCCTACCTGCCCCTGGAGCTGGATTTGGAGCAGCTGTTTAAGGAGCTGGCTGGAGAGGTGAGGAGGGGGTATTGGGCTGAGGGAGCATCCCGCTGCAGCTTCCCTTTGGAGATCCCCCTTCCCCCGCCCTAGCATTTCGGGTGTCTCATTTTGCTTACTTTTTCCTCCCTCCGGGCTTAAATCTCATGACCTTTTCTTGAAATGCTCACAGCTcctccctgcctcagggccttgggCTCAGTCCATACTGACCACCCTCTCCCAGGACCATCCTCTCCCTCCTGACACCTCCGGCCAGGCTCAGGCCTCATCTAAGGTGTCCAGCCCTGGAAGCTCTCCCTGACCCTCCCCCAGGCCGGTCTGCTGCCCCCCACCAGCTCCCACAGCCCAGTGCTTCCCCCATCACAGCCATGGCCCTGTGGGGACAGGCCTGTCTTCCCCCCACTCCTGGAGCTAGCTCTGAGGCTCTGTCAGCCCTTGCGTGTCCCTAGCCCAGccaagcacagggcctggcccagagCAGCTGGATGAGTCAATGGCCTCACAAGCCCTCTTTCCTGGACTAGGAGGAAGAACTCAATGCCTCTCAGCTGCAGGCCTTACTAACCATTGCCCTGGAGCCTGGTGAGTTGGCTGggatgggggcaggaggaggggtcTTAGCTAGGGGTCCTGCAACCAGAGCCGGTGTCACCCTATGTCTGTGAACCCACGGTGCTGCTGGGAGTTGGGCTCAGGAAGCCAGGGCTCAGCCTGGCAGCATCTCCCTGCAAGGGATCCTGTGTGGGCCGGTGACCTGGGCCACAGCTGCTCGCAAGTTCCCCTTCTGCTGAGAGGCAAGGCTGCCTTGAGCACAGACTGGGCACCCCTGCctgaatttgaatcccagctctgctagtCACAGCAGTCAGTGGCTCCCTGTGCCTCGGCTTCTATAACATGGGACTGACAACATCGCCTGCTTGAGGGAGTTGCATCCACATGGCCCTCAGAGTGGCGGCCAGAATGCAGGAAAGTGCTGTGGTTTGATTTTGCTCTTCCTGTAGCCAGGGTCCACACCCGCACCCCCAGAGAGATCGGGCTCAGGACCTGTGAGCAGCTGCTGCAGTGTTTCGGGGTACATGGGGGGAAGTGCCTgggtgagggagggagtggggaaggggatgCCGGAGTCTCCTCCCCTTCTGGAGAGATTGACCTTAACCAgatgcccccacccccaacacagcATGGGCAAAGCCTGGCCTTACACCACTTCCAGCAGCTCTGGGGCCACCTCCTGGAGTGGCAGGTGAGGTGCGAGACTGGGCCTCTTCCCAGAAAGACAGAAACCTTTACTAACAGAGACATAGGCACCCTGTGGGCTATCAGAGCCCCAGGGAATGAGGGGGGCTGGACTATGCTGACTTGGAGGGATCTGGCTGGGATATCCCTGCCCCCGCCCAGTCTCAGCTTGTCTTCTGGGGACATTGCtcgtattcccattttacagattgggaaACAGAAGTCCAAAGTGGTTAGGCTGCTTTCTGGGGGTCCACACCAGAAGAAAGGGAgttgggaggccgggcgcggtggctcaagcctgtaatcccaacactttgggaggccaagacaggcggatcacgaggtcaggagatcgagaccatcctggctaacacagtgaaaccccatctctactaaaaaaaaaaaaaagctagccgggcgaggtggcgggcgcctgtagtcccagctactcgggaggctgaggcaggagaatggtgtaaacccgggaggcggagcttgcagtgagctgagatccggccactgcactccagcctgggccatggagcgagactccatctcaaaaaaaaaaaaaagaaagggagttgGGATGGGCACCAGGCTGTCTTGCCTGGCGGGCCCCATTTGCAGCCTGCTTCAAGGCCTGGGGGGTAGCCCTGACTCATCCCTCCTGCCTAGGCCATATTCCACAAGTTCGATGAGGATGCCTCTGGAACCATGAACTCCTTCGAGCTGAGGCTGGCGCTGAATGCGGCAGGTGTGGACAGGGCCCTGGGGTGGTCGTGGGGACAGGACCTGTTCTCTCCCATCCCATCGTCTCCAAGTCCCCCCGCTCAGCTGTGGCCATCTGCACTGTGGCCATCCACAAGCCCACACCTTAGCTTGTTGCCAGTCCCTGCCAGGGGTTGGGCGACCCTGAAAGAGGCCAAATAAGGAGGGCAAGGGGtgtttgtggggtggggaggacatGAAAGGGGGATGTGCGTGGTAGGGtgctgggggagagagagaggctccTCCAGGAAGGGGAAGATTAGGAGCTGGTGTCTGAGAGGCTCTGGCCCCCAGGGCAGCATGGTAGAATGTTCTGGATTCTGGTGCCACGAGGTTGGAATCCTCACTCTACTGACTCCAGGAGGGGCTCTGGGCACTTGACTCCATCTCTTCGAGCCTCTGTTTTCCTCTCTGAAATGGccagggcctggtgtggtggcttacacatatggtcccagctactcaggaggctgaggctgccatAAGCCCTGAttgtgcctgggcaacagagcaagaccctgactctcaaaaaaaaaaaaaaaaaaaaaagccagtaccCAGGGTGGTGAAGAGCCATCCATGGACTGCGGGGCATAGTACTTAATGATCAGAGAACGCAGTTTTCATTACAAAAAGCCGGAGCACCCCAAAGAAAGCCAGCCAATGGCCTCTGCTATGAGGCTGAGTTCCTCCTGATGAACTGGAACAAGCCCAGCACAACATCCTAACCAAGAAatgaagtcagagagaaaggctTTCCATGGGCTCCAAGGCAGATGAGACAGTGCAGGACTGTCACCCTCGTGTGGAGGGGATTTGGAGAGTGGGCTGGGGTCAGAACTTGGAATTCCCAGATCCCCAACCCCACTCCCAGGCctgtctgccaccacaccagtctctactaaaaatacaaaattagccggttgtggtggtgcgtgcctgtaatcccagctacttgggaggctgagacaggagaatcgcttgaacccgggaggcggaggttgccataagccgagatcatgccattgtactctagtctgggcaacagagcaagactctgtttaaaaaaaaaaaaaaaaaaaaaaagcccaagtcAAAAGAGGGAGAGATGGGGTCAGAGACAGCCAAGGATTGGGAGACGTCgggcagagagggagaggctGGGCCCGAGATAGACAGGAACGGAGGTGAGGGAGCAAGGACTCACAGCAGGTGGCAGGTGGCAGGCTTTGCTCACGCATCTGGCACCACTGAGTGCCTGTTACATGCCCAGAGTTATTCCAGTAAGAAGGAAACTGATAAAGTACCTTGAGAAGTTCTCAAACGGGAACTCCTGCAGGCAGCTGAGGGGCTCCAGCCCCTTCTCGGGTCCTTCCACCCCATCTGGCTGGGTTTTCTCATAGCCCTGGGCACAGCAGCCTCCACCCCTATGCCCGAGGGCAGATGAAGGCCAGAGGGAGAGTGACCTGGGGCAGGTCATCTGACCTCCTGCTTCCTGCTAAACAGCAGTGGGCACAGCATGGAGTGGCGCTTACTTGGTAGATATTTGTGAAGAGAATGAACATACAGAATGGGGGTGAAGATGGGCTTTGGAAGCAGCAGAAGCCCACGAAATGGTCCTTGGAACTGGGTTTGGCCATGTGGGAGACAAAGGAGAAGGTCGTGAGGCACGACCTTGCATCTCAGAAGGGGTCAAGAACCCATTTTGGGTTTTGGAAAGCTTCCAGTGAGACGCCACAGCAGACACGGTTTCTCAGCTTTAGAAATCGCCTCTGAGGTGGACCGTAAAGAAACCGACTCCATAGGGGATTGACGATATTTTTTGCGGCACAGAAATATTCTCCAGTGCCCACTGGCAAGGAGAAAGCCCCACAGGATTTAAGGAGTAACAGTACCCACACGTCGAGTCATGCGCCAGACGCTGTCCGAGCGCTCTTGTCTTCACACACCCTATGGGGTCGGGGCTGTCTCAGTCCCCGTTTGgtggatgaggaaacaggcccagaTAATTGAAGGGCCCAGCCTGTGCTTGCCCTGCTGGGATGGGGCAGAGTTGGGGTGTGACACCCTGTGGCATCCGCATCCTCCgtgaggaggtggggtggggatgcAATGCTGAGGTGGGTTCCCTGTGGGCCGCTGGGCTCAGAAGCAGCCTCCCTCTAGGCTTCCACCTGAACAACCAGCTGACCCAGGCCCTCACCAGCCGCTACCGGGATAGCCGTCTGCGTGTGGACTTCGAGCGGTTCGTGTCCTGTGTGGCCCAGCTCACCTGCATCTTCTGTGAGTACCACTCCTGGCATGGTGGGGCATGGGAGAAGGGGTATGGTGACTAGTGGGCACTCACCCTGCTCCTCTCTGCACAGGCCACTGCAGCCAGCACCTGGATGGGGGTGAGGGGGTCATCTGCCTGACCCACAGACAGGTGAGCCGGGTGGGGAGGACGGGGCGGCTCAGGCTCCATCCTGGGAGCTCCCTGCCTCAAGCCCACTGTCTTCCTTCTCTTGCTTAGTGGATGGAGGCGGCCACCTTCTCTTAGGATGTCAGGACGGGTGCACCTGCTGCTTGGGGCAGGGTTGCTGCGCAAGACCACCTCCCTAGCCCCTGCCTGGCACGGGCGCTGCTCTCTCTGGCATCCACCCACCTGAAGCTGATCTCTGGCCCCCACCGCTCACGGCTGGGTGACCACTCTGGCCTGTGTGCTGCTCAGAAACAAGGACAGTGACAGCCCCTCTTGAGTAGATGACACGAGCTAGTCCACGTTGACAGCTTAGGATGGTGCTAGCTCTGCCCTGGCTCTCCTAGGAGTGGAGGACAGACAcgagagagaaaaaagatgacaCTGCAGGAATCcttcttaaaaatattacatgttttaTTATCTTGTCCCCAGAGGGTGGTTTATCCAGAAAccgagaaaaaaaatcaatcagaataaactcaaaaaaaaaaaaagggtaggggAGCAAAACCATCAACCACCAGGTAGCCAGGCCAGcagcccacctccacctctggaGGGTCCCCAGAGACCCCCGCCCGACGCAGCGTCAGCGAGGGCCCGGAAGAGAATCGGCTGTGTCTTCATGACAAGAGCAGGAGAGACGGCAGAGATATGTTGctaggtgaatatatat includes:
- the CAPN12 gene encoding calpain-12 gives rise to the protein MFVRSEQRNEFWAPLLEKAYAKLHGSYEVMRGGHMNEAFVDFTGGVGEVLYLRQNSMGLFSALRHALAKESLVGATALSDRGEYRTEEGLVKGHAYSVTGTHKVFLGFTKVRLLRLRNPWGRVEWTGAWSDSCPRWDALPTECRDALLVKKEDGEFWMELRDFLLHFDTVQICSLSPEVLGPSPEWGGWHVHTFQGRWVRGFNSGGSQPSAETFWTNPQFRLTLLEPDEEEDEDEEGPWGGWGASGAWGPARGGRTPKCTVLLSLTQRNRRRLRAKGLTYLTVGFHVFQIPEELLGLWDSPRSRALLPRLLRADRSPLSARRDVSRRCRLRPGHYLVVPSTAHAGDEADFTLRVFSERRHTAVEIDDVISADLQALQGPYLPLELDLEQLFKELAGEEEELNASQLQALLTIALEPARVHTRTPREIGLRTCEQLLQCFGHGQSLALHHFQQLWGHLLEWQAIFHKFDEDASGTMNSFELRLALNAAGFHLNNQLTQALTSRYRDSRLRVDFERFVSCVAQLTCIFCHCSQHLDGGEGVICLTHRQWMEAATFS